A part of Halobacillus shinanisalinarum genomic DNA contains:
- the topA gene encoding type I DNA topoisomerase, with translation MADYLVIVESPAKAKTIERYLGKKYKVKASLGHVRDLPRSQMGVNVEEEFEPKYITIRGKGPVLKDLKAAAKKAKRVYLAADPDREGEAIAWHLAHSLDIDEQSKCRVVFNEITKEAIKDSFKQPRTIDSDLVDAQQARRILDRLVGYNISPILWKKVKKGLSAGRVQSVAVKIIIDRENEIKKFKPEEYWTIEADFLKEKETFEGSFYGVDGKKKELKTKEDVEEVKSKLKGDSYSVDKVNKRERRRNPSLPFTTSSLQQEAARKLNFRAKKTMMIAQQLYEGIDLGGKQGTAGLITYMRTDSTRLSNTAKEEAKNYIESTYGKEYLGKSKATKKQEGAQDAHEAIRPTSAARDPKSMKKTLSRDQHRLYKLIWDRFLASQMASAVLDTMTVHLTNQGVEFRATGSKVKFKGFMKVYIEGNDDNKKEKDKMLPNLEEGMTVKAEAIKPNQHFTQPPPRYTEARLVRTLEELGIGRPSTYAPTLDVIQRRGYVALDNKRFVPTELGEIVLDQLKEYFPEIIDADFTKEMEDDLDSIEEGEQNWVSIIADFYKGFEPRLEKAEKEMEEIEIKDEPAGIDCENCGHEMVYKMGRYGKFLACSNFPECRNTKPILKKVGVTCPKCKEGEVVERKSKKNRKFFGCDRYPECDFISWDKPITRPCPRCQSLLVEKRAKKGTQIQCTECDYKEQQQS, from the coding sequence ATGGCAGACTATCTCGTAATAGTTGAATCACCAGCAAAAGCAAAAACGATTGAACGATATCTTGGAAAAAAATACAAAGTAAAAGCATCCCTTGGGCACGTTCGTGACTTGCCTAGAAGTCAGATGGGTGTCAATGTTGAAGAAGAGTTTGAACCGAAATATATTACCATTCGCGGCAAAGGCCCTGTTCTAAAAGATTTAAAAGCAGCAGCCAAAAAGGCAAAACGCGTTTATCTAGCAGCCGACCCCGATCGCGAAGGGGAGGCTATCGCCTGGCATTTGGCCCATAGCTTAGATATTGATGAGCAATCAAAGTGTCGAGTCGTGTTTAACGAAATCACTAAAGAAGCGATTAAGGATTCATTTAAACAACCAAGAACGATTGATTCCGATCTTGTTGATGCTCAACAAGCGCGGCGAATTCTAGATCGACTTGTCGGTTACAATATCAGCCCGATTCTTTGGAAAAAAGTTAAGAAGGGGCTCAGTGCAGGTCGTGTCCAATCCGTAGCCGTAAAAATTATTATCGATCGAGAGAATGAAATTAAAAAATTCAAGCCCGAAGAATATTGGACAATCGAAGCCGATTTCTTAAAAGAAAAAGAAACATTTGAAGGCTCTTTTTACGGAGTGGACGGAAAGAAGAAGGAACTTAAAACTAAAGAAGATGTGGAAGAGGTTAAAAGCAAGCTGAAAGGCGACTCGTATTCGGTTGATAAAGTTAATAAACGCGAGCGCCGCAGAAATCCTTCTTTACCATTTACCACATCATCTCTTCAACAAGAGGCAGCGAGAAAGCTGAACTTTCGTGCAAAGAAAACGATGATGATTGCCCAGCAGCTTTATGAAGGGATAGATCTTGGCGGGAAACAAGGGACTGCAGGTTTGATTACCTATATGCGTACGGATTCCACTAGACTTTCAAACACAGCTAAGGAAGAAGCAAAGAATTATATTGAATCGACCTATGGCAAAGAATACTTGGGTAAAAGTAAAGCAACGAAAAAGCAAGAGGGAGCTCAGGATGCCCACGAGGCAATCAGGCCAACGAGTGCTGCGCGTGATCCGAAATCAATGAAAAAGACGTTATCGAGGGATCAGCACCGTCTTTATAAACTAATTTGGGATCGGTTTTTAGCCAGTCAAATGGCGTCCGCTGTCTTAGATACGATGACGGTTCACTTAACAAACCAGGGTGTTGAATTTAGAGCTACAGGCTCAAAAGTTAAATTCAAAGGGTTTATGAAAGTGTATATTGAAGGCAACGACGATAATAAAAAAGAGAAAGATAAAATGCTGCCAAACTTAGAGGAAGGAATGACGGTGAAGGCGGAGGCAATCAAGCCCAACCAACACTTCACCCAACCTCCTCCACGCTACACAGAGGCACGTTTAGTAAGAACACTTGAAGAACTTGGAATTGGCAGACCATCCACCTATGCTCCAACATTGGATGTCATCCAGCGCCGTGGCTATGTAGCGCTTGATAATAAGCGCTTTGTACCGACAGAACTTGGAGAGATCGTTTTAGATCAACTCAAAGAATATTTTCCTGAAATTATTGATGCAGATTTCACGAAGGAAATGGAAGATGATCTTGATTCGATTGAAGAAGGAGAACAAAATTGGGTATCCATAATCGCTGACTTTTATAAAGGCTTTGAACCTAGGCTTGAGAAAGCGGAAAAAGAAATGGAAGAAATTGAAATCAAAGATGAACCGGCTGGAATTGACTGTGAAAATTGCGGACATGAGATGGTATATAAAATGGGCCGCTACGGTAAATTCCTGGCCTGCTCGAACTTCCCTGAATGCAGAAATACTAAGCCTATTCTTAAAAAAGTCGGCGTCACTTGTCCTAAATGTAAAGAAGGAGAAGTCGTCGAACGAAAAAGCAAGAAGAATCGTAAGTTCTTTGGTTGTGATCGGTACCCTGAATGTGACTTTATTTCATGGGATAAACCGATTACTAGACCTTGTCCGAGATGCCAGTCCTTATTGGTTGAGAAGCGAGCTAAAAAAGGAACTCAAATTCAGTGCACAGAATGTGATTATAAAGAACAGCAGCAATCATAA
- the xerC gene encoding tyrosine recombinase XerC, whose amino-acid sequence MTSQTRYKQLFLEYLQIEKNASPLTVSHYAEDVDVFLLFMESEALTKLQDVDHSFIRVYLSKLHEAKLSRRSIARKVSCLRSFYRFLEREEIVKQNPFINVRLPKSEYPIPDFFYEEELAQLFSVSDSSTPLGQRNQAILEVLYGTGIRVSECVHLEEKHIDFSLATILVYGKGSKERYVPFGQFAEEALSYYIKEARPKLLKNQTQPTDQLFVNAKGGPLTARGVRMILDKMVKEAALTVDIHPHKLRHSFATHLLNSGADLRSVQELLGHEHLSSTQVYTHVSKDRLRQVYMGSHPRAKK is encoded by the coding sequence ATGACAAGCCAGACTCGTTATAAACAACTATTCTTAGAATATCTGCAAATAGAGAAAAATGCGTCTCCATTAACAGTAAGCCATTATGCAGAAGATGTAGATGTGTTTCTTCTTTTTATGGAATCAGAAGCCCTTACAAAACTGCAAGATGTTGATCATTCGTTTATTCGTGTGTATTTATCTAAGCTTCATGAAGCAAAGCTTTCCCGAAGAAGTATCGCCAGAAAAGTTTCCTGTCTACGGAGTTTTTATCGCTTTTTAGAGCGGGAAGAAATAGTGAAACAAAATCCGTTTATAAACGTAAGACTACCTAAGAGTGAATATCCTATCCCAGATTTCTTTTATGAAGAGGAGCTTGCTCAGTTGTTTTCCGTAAGTGACTCTTCTACACCATTAGGTCAAAGAAATCAGGCCATACTCGAAGTGCTTTATGGAACAGGTATACGTGTAAGTGAATGTGTCCATCTTGAAGAGAAGCATATCGATTTTTCGCTTGCTACCATCCTTGTTTACGGAAAAGGCAGTAAAGAAAGGTATGTGCCATTCGGCCAATTTGCTGAGGAAGCATTATCGTATTATATAAAAGAAGCCAGGCCCAAGCTGCTTAAGAATCAGACACAGCCTACTGATCAGCTTTTTGTAAACGCTAAAGGAGGACCTTTGACGGCAAGAGGGGTTCGGATGATTCTGGACAAAATGGTGAAGGAAGCTGCATTAACGGTTGATATTCATCCACATAAGTTAAGACATTCGTTTGCCACACATTTATTGAATTCAGGGGCAGATTTGCGCTCAGTCCAGGAGTTACTCGGCCACGAGCATTTATCCTCAACGCAGGTCTATACCCACGTATCAAAAGATAGGCTCAGGCAGGTTTATATGGGTAGCCATCCTAGAGCCAAAAAGTAA
- the hslV gene encoding ATP-dependent protease subunit HslV, whose product MEQQFHATTIFAVQHNGKSAMSGDGQVTLGNQVVMKHKAVKVRKLFNEQVLAGFAGSVADAFTLFEKFEAKLEAYDGNLARASVELAKEWRSDQVLRKLEAMLIVLNKDKMFLVSGTGEVIEPDDGILAIGSGGNYALSAGRALKRYSPEKSADQIAQAALEIAGEICVFTNDQITLEVLE is encoded by the coding sequence GTGGAGCAACAATTTCATGCAACAACGATCTTTGCTGTTCAACACAATGGAAAAAGTGCAATGAGTGGTGATGGTCAAGTAACCTTAGGCAACCAAGTCGTAATGAAGCATAAAGCTGTAAAAGTACGAAAGCTTTTTAATGAACAGGTATTAGCGGGATTCGCTGGATCTGTTGCAGATGCATTTACTTTGTTTGAAAAGTTTGAAGCAAAGCTAGAAGCGTATGATGGGAACCTGGCAAGGGCTTCGGTTGAACTTGCGAAAGAATGGCGGAGCGACCAAGTTTTACGAAAGCTTGAAGCCATGTTAATTGTTTTAAATAAAGACAAAATGTTTCTCGTTTCCGGAACTGGGGAAGTAATAGAACCGGATGATGGAATACTGGCGATCGGATCAGGTGGCAATTATGCGTTGAGTGCAGGGCGAGCGTTAAAGAGGTATTCACCTGAAAAGTCTGCTGACCAGATTGCTCAAGCTGCTTTAGAAATAGCTGGGGAAATATGTGTCTTCACGAATGACCAAATAACACTTGAGGTTCTTGAATAA
- the hslU gene encoding HslU--HslV peptidase ATPase subunit codes for MSLNLTPKEIVEQLDHYIIGQTNAKKSVAVALRNRYRRMKLTDDLKHEVVPKNILMMGPTGVGKTEVARRLAKLVGAPFVKVEATKFTEVGYVGRDVESMVRDLVEMAVRMVKEEKIEAVKGMAEEQANKRLVKLLVPSKEKQSNNNFKNPLEMLFQQGNQQQSESSEDKDETEIKNKRKRIKHQLDLGELEDHMVTIDVEESQSSMFDMMQGSGMEQMGMNMQDAFSQFMPKKKKKRKLPVSEARKVLTQEEAQKLVDMDEVGQQAVEKVEQSGIIFIDEIDKVAAKGDNQANVSREGVQRDILPIVEGSTIVTKYGPVSTDHILFVAAGAFHMAKPSDLIPELQGRFPIRVELNKLTIKDFRSILVEPSNALLKQYKALLETEGIKVEFSDDAITRIAEIAYEVNQETDNIGARRLHTILEKLLEDLSFEAPDVTLETIDITPQYVDSKLSTIVKNKDLSRFIL; via the coding sequence ATGTCATTAAATTTAACGCCTAAGGAAATTGTTGAGCAGCTCGACCACTATATCATCGGTCAGACCAACGCTAAGAAGTCTGTAGCTGTTGCCCTAAGAAACCGCTACAGAAGAATGAAGTTAACCGATGACCTTAAGCATGAGGTCGTACCGAAAAACATACTGATGATGGGGCCAACGGGTGTTGGTAAAACGGAAGTAGCGCGTCGCCTGGCTAAACTGGTTGGAGCGCCATTTGTAAAAGTGGAAGCGACCAAGTTTACGGAAGTGGGTTATGTTGGTCGTGACGTTGAATCAATGGTTCGCGACCTAGTAGAAATGGCTGTGCGCATGGTGAAAGAAGAAAAGATTGAGGCTGTAAAAGGAATGGCAGAGGAGCAGGCAAACAAACGGTTAGTCAAGCTGCTCGTACCATCCAAAGAGAAGCAGTCGAACAATAATTTTAAAAATCCTTTGGAAATGTTGTTCCAGCAAGGGAATCAACAGCAATCAGAATCATCCGAAGATAAAGATGAAACAGAAATCAAGAACAAACGGAAGCGGATTAAGCATCAACTTGATTTGGGAGAGCTTGAGGACCATATGGTAACGATTGACGTTGAAGAATCTCAATCCTCTATGTTTGATATGATGCAGGGATCTGGAATGGAACAAATGGGCATGAATATGCAGGATGCCTTTAGTCAATTTATGCCCAAGAAGAAAAAGAAGAGAAAACTGCCAGTAAGTGAAGCGAGAAAAGTGTTGACTCAAGAAGAGGCACAAAAACTTGTCGATATGGATGAAGTGGGGCAGCAAGCCGTTGAGAAGGTGGAACAATCAGGCATTATTTTTATCGATGAGATTGATAAAGTTGCCGCTAAAGGGGATAACCAGGCTAATGTATCACGTGAAGGTGTGCAACGCGATATTCTACCGATTGTAGAAGGCTCAACGATCGTTACAAAGTACGGCCCTGTTTCTACAGACCACATTTTATTCGTGGCTGCCGGTGCCTTTCATATGGCTAAGCCTTCTGATTTGATCCCCGAGCTGCAAGGTCGTTTTCCGATTCGGGTAGAATTAAATAAATTAACCATCAAGGATTTTAGAAGTATTTTAGTTGAACCATCTAATGCCTTACTTAAACAATATAAAGCTCTTTTAGAAACAGAAGGTATAAAGGTGGAATTTTCTGACGATGCTATTACTAGAATTGCTGAAATTGCCTATGAAGTAAATCAAGAAACAGATAACATCGGAGCAAGACGTCTTCACACCATTCTTGAAAAACTATTAGAAGACTTGTCGTTCGAAGCTCCGGATGTAACCTTAGAGACAATAGATATTACCCCTCAATACGTAGACAGCAAATTATCTACGATTGTTAAAAATAAAGATTTAAGCAGGTTTATACTGTAG
- the codY gene encoding GTP-sensing pleiotropic transcriptional regulator CodY: MELLNRARRINAMLQKTTGKSVDFNDMSATLRDVIGANTFVLSRRGKLLGFAIKQEIENERMQAMLSERQFPQEYTQNLFNIQETTADLDINSEYTAFPVENRELFEDGLTTIVPIIGGGQRLGTLILSRLNGSFKEDDLLLAEYGATVVGMEILHEKTEEIEQEARSKAVVQMAISSLSYSELEAIEHIFEELEGNEGLLVASKIADRVGITRSVIVNALRKLESAGVIESRSLGMKGTYIKVLNNNFLVELQKLRSN; the protein is encoded by the coding sequence ATGGAACTATTAAATCGTGCAAGAAGAATTAATGCAATGCTGCAAAAAACAACAGGAAAATCGGTGGACTTTAATGACATGTCTGCAACACTTAGGGATGTTATTGGTGCAAATACCTTTGTTTTAAGCCGTCGAGGAAAGCTGCTGGGATTTGCTATCAAACAGGAAATTGAAAATGAACGCATGCAGGCTATGCTGTCTGAACGTCAATTCCCTCAAGAGTACACACAAAATCTATTTAACATTCAGGAAACAACGGCAGATCTTGATATCAATAGTGAGTACACAGCTTTTCCTGTAGAAAACAGAGAACTGTTTGAGGATGGACTAACAACCATCGTTCCTATTATTGGTGGTGGACAGCGATTAGGTACACTTATTCTAAGTCGTCTCAATGGTAGCTTTAAAGAAGATGATCTTCTGTTAGCTGAATATGGTGCAACAGTGGTTGGAATGGAAATCCTTCATGAGAAAACGGAAGAGATTGAGCAGGAAGCACGCAGTAAAGCTGTGGTTCAGATGGCGATCAGTTCTTTATCTTACAGTGAGCTAGAAGCGATTGAGCATATCTTTGAAGAGTTAGAAGGAAATGAAGGGTTGCTTGTAGCCAGTAAAATCGCAGACCGTGTTGGGATTACCCGTTCTGTTATTGTAAATGCTCTACGTAAATTAGAAAGTGCAGGAGTAATTGAATCCCGTTCATTAGGAATGAAAGGTACGTACATTAAAGTACTTAATAACAATTTCTTAGTAGAACTTCAAAAACTTCGTTCAAATTAA
- the flgB gene encoding flagellar basal body rod protein FlgB, which translates to MKLFSETFSTLENSLNYTTAKNRAISNNIANVDTPGYKAKDVVFKDVLNEGVAGLEAKRTNTRHFSFSDNATVPFKTITKQGTTYNHNGNNVDIDKEMNELAKNQIQYQALVDRIGGKFRSLESVIKGGN; encoded by the coding sequence TTGAAGCTATTCAGTGAAACGTTTTCCACCCTAGAGAATTCTTTAAACTATACAACGGCTAAAAATAGAGCGATTTCTAATAACATTGCAAATGTCGACACCCCTGGTTATAAAGCAAAGGATGTCGTCTTTAAAGATGTATTAAACGAAGGGGTGGCAGGACTCGAGGCGAAAAGAACAAATACACGTCACTTTTCGTTTTCCGACAACGCAACAGTCCCTTTTAAAACCATCACGAAACAGGGTACAACCTATAATCATAATGGAAATAATGTTGATATCGATAAGGAAATGAATGAGCTTGCGAAAAATCAAATTCAATATCAAGCATTAGTTGATCGTATCGGTGGAAAATTTAGAAGCCTTGAAAGTGTTATAAAAGGAGGGAATTAA
- the flgC gene encoding flagellar basal body rod protein FlgC, protein MSIFHGINASASALTAQRLRMDVASSNIANASTTRATINENGEWEPYRRKMVVFEPQEKSFQSFLQSAANRSSTPGQGVQVSAIVGDEEPFKQMYNPSHPDANDEGYVQLPNVDPLQEMVDIMSATRSYEANVTSINATKGMLMKALEIGK, encoded by the coding sequence GTGAGTATATTTCATGGTATAAATGCGAGTGCGAGCGCGTTAACGGCCCAGCGGCTTAGAATGGACGTTGCTTCTTCAAATATAGCAAACGCAAGTACCACAAGGGCAACAATAAATGAAAATGGCGAATGGGAGCCATATCGAAGAAAAATGGTTGTGTTTGAACCACAGGAAAAATCATTTCAATCCTTTTTACAGTCGGCTGCAAACCGCTCAAGTACACCTGGACAAGGAGTGCAGGTCTCAGCGATTGTTGGGGATGAGGAGCCGTTTAAACAAATGTATAACCCGTCACATCCGGATGCTAATGATGAGGGTTATGTACAGCTTCCAAATGTTGATCCTCTTCAGGAGATGGTTGACATTATGAGTGCAACACGTTCCTACGAGGCTAATGTGACATCTATTAACGCGACAAAGGGAATGTTAATGAAAGCTTTAGAAATCGGTAAGTAA
- the fliE gene encoding flagellar hook-basal body complex protein FliE — MVNWSQVTNESLIKPVQTQTKSAITPSDAHSLFANRLREAINQVNDAAVASDVKTKALARGEVDDLHDVMITSQKASITMQTTIEIRNKVVDAYKEIMRMQV; from the coding sequence ATGGTTAATTGGTCGCAAGTAACAAATGAATCTTTAATTAAACCAGTACAGACTCAAACAAAATCAGCTATTACACCGAGTGATGCACATTCTCTCTTTGCGAATCGTCTGAGGGAAGCTATTAATCAAGTAAACGATGCTGCGGTTGCCTCAGACGTAAAGACGAAGGCACTTGCACGAGGAGAAGTAGATGATCTCCATGATGTCATGATCACATCTCAAAAGGCCAGCATCACGATGCAAACAACCATAGAAATACGGAACAAAGTAGTCGATGCTTACAAAGAAATCATGCGTATGCAAGTTTAA
- the fliF gene encoding flagellar basal-body MS-ring/collar protein FliF produces MKEKLILFKNRVTVFWSERSSKQKRLLIGSIAGLILLVGIASIFATRTNMVPLYRDLSLQEVGQVKAELDTRAVPYELDQGGTTISVPEAQAESLLVDLAAAGLPNSGSIDYSFFSGNVSWGMTDNEFDVIKLDAMQTELANLMTGITGIEDAKVMINIPEEQVFMSETNQEASASVVLSIQPGYDIQANQVEALYNLASKSVPNLSKDNIVIMDQNFNYFDTNQSNVANGADAYTYQQNIKQDIERDIQQRVQKMLGLMIGQDKVVATVTADIDFTKENRVEELVESVDPENMEGLPVSVERIEETYTGGAPEGGVPAGEGDIPAYQGEAAGEGDNGDYEMTKETINNEFNRIRRNIEESPYKVRDLGIQVAIDNTKGTNPEGEVQQLTQQEQQTVEDSVQSILNSMITTSINEGYGEVDPEEKISIVFQEFSGEPNFPEEPTGIPMWMYVAGGVLLVVIAVLLWLLFRRRNQDEEEEEVFEEIPVQQPITTVADIEEKETDSSVRRKQLERMAKEKPEDFAKLLRSWIAED; encoded by the coding sequence ATGAAAGAAAAATTAATATTATTTAAGAATCGAGTGACAGTATTTTGGAGTGAGCGAAGTTCCAAACAAAAAAGGCTGCTCATTGGATCGATTGCAGGGCTCATCTTGTTAGTAGGTATCGCTAGTATTTTTGCAACCCGTACAAATATGGTGCCGCTGTATAGAGACTTATCTTTACAAGAAGTGGGTCAAGTAAAAGCAGAACTTGATACACGTGCTGTTCCTTACGAGCTTGACCAAGGGGGAACAACGATTTCCGTCCCTGAAGCACAAGCTGAATCATTGCTAGTCGATTTAGCAGCAGCAGGCTTACCCAATAGCGGCAGTATTGACTATAGCTTTTTTAGCGGTAACGTGTCATGGGGGATGACAGATAATGAATTTGATGTAATCAAACTTGATGCCATGCAAACAGAATTAGCTAACCTAATGACAGGTATAACTGGAATTGAAGATGCAAAAGTGATGATTAATATCCCAGAAGAACAAGTGTTTATGTCCGAAACAAACCAGGAGGCTTCCGCTTCAGTCGTATTAAGTATCCAGCCTGGTTATGACATTCAGGCGAATCAAGTGGAAGCACTCTATAATTTAGCCTCAAAGTCAGTACCAAATCTTTCTAAGGATAATATCGTCATCATGGACCAAAATTTCAACTATTTTGATACAAATCAGTCAAATGTTGCTAATGGTGCTGATGCTTATACATATCAACAAAATATTAAGCAAGATATCGAGCGGGATATTCAGCAGCGAGTCCAAAAAATGCTTGGGCTGATGATTGGCCAGGACAAGGTTGTAGCAACAGTAACAGCAGATATTGATTTTACGAAAGAAAATCGTGTGGAAGAGTTAGTAGAATCCGTTGACCCTGAAAACATGGAAGGGCTGCCTGTCAGTGTCGAGCGTATAGAGGAAACGTATACAGGGGGAGCCCCTGAAGGTGGTGTGCCTGCTGGTGAGGGTGACATCCCTGCCTATCAGGGAGAAGCAGCAGGTGAAGGCGACAACGGCGACTATGAAATGACAAAGGAAACTATCAACAATGAATTCAATCGAATTCGCCGTAATATCGAGGAAAGTCCTTACAAAGTACGGGACTTAGGGATTCAAGTAGCCATTGATAATACGAAAGGAACCAATCCTGAGGGAGAAGTGCAGCAGCTCACTCAACAGGAGCAGCAAACCGTAGAAGATAGTGTCCAGTCGATCCTGAACTCGATGATCACAACCTCGATAAACGAAGGGTATGGAGAGGTGGATCCTGAGGAAAAAATTTCGATTGTGTTCCAGGAATTCAGCGGAGAACCAAACTTCCCAGAAGAACCAACCGGAATACCGATGTGGATGTATGTAGCAGGAGGTGTGCTGCTTGTTGTTATTGCTGTACTGCTATGGTTGTTGTTTAGACGGAGAAATCAGGATGAGGAAGAGGAAGAAGTGTTTGAAGAAATTCCCGTGCAACAGCCGATCACTACTGTGGCAGATATAGAAGAAAAAGAAACAGACTCATCTGTTAGACGCAAGCAATTGGAGCGTATGGCTAAAGAGAAGCCGGAAGACTTTGCTAAATTATTACGTTCATGGATTGCGGAAGATTAA
- the fliG gene encoding flagellar motor switch protein FliG — protein MAYQKSGLTGKQKAAVLLISLGPDVAAQVYKHLTEEEMERLTLEISSVQKVGSKQKEEVLEQFHQIAIAQDYISQGGIGYAKTVLEKALGEQEASNIINRLTSSLQVKPFDFARRADPNQVLNFIQNEHPQTIALVLSYLDAAQSGQILSELPQELQADVARRIATMDSTSPEIISQIENILEKKLSATVTQDYTETGGIQAVVEVLNGVDRSTERTILDALEIQDPELAEEIKKRMFVFEDIVSLDNRAIQRVIREVDNDDLRLSLKVSSDEVKELVFNNMSERMAETFKEEMEIMGPVRLRDVEEAQTRVVATIRRLEEVGEIVVARGGGDDIIV, from the coding sequence ATGGCCTATCAGAAATCAGGATTGACAGGAAAGCAAAAAGCTGCTGTTCTGTTAATCTCTCTTGGGCCGGATGTGGCTGCTCAAGTGTATAAACATTTAACGGAAGAAGAAATGGAAAGGTTGACATTAGAAATTTCTTCTGTCCAAAAAGTCGGTTCAAAGCAAAAAGAAGAGGTCCTGGAACAATTCCACCAAATCGCCATTGCACAGGATTATATTTCACAAGGTGGGATTGGCTACGCGAAAACAGTCCTTGAGAAAGCATTAGGGGAACAGGAAGCATCGAATATTATTAATCGATTAACCTCTTCCTTGCAAGTGAAACCATTCGATTTCGCAAGACGGGCCGACCCGAATCAAGTATTGAATTTCATCCAAAACGAACACCCGCAAACGATCGCACTCGTTTTATCTTACTTAGATGCAGCTCAATCAGGGCAAATTCTTTCTGAATTGCCTCAGGAGTTACAGGCTGATGTTGCAAGGAGAATCGCTACCATGGATTCGACCTCCCCGGAAATCATCAGCCAGATTGAAAACATTTTAGAAAAGAAGTTATCTGCCACGGTGACACAAGATTATACGGAAACTGGCGGGATCCAAGCAGTCGTCGAGGTACTCAACGGTGTCGATAGAAGTACCGAACGCACGATCCTTGATGCTTTAGAAATTCAGGATCCTGAACTTGCTGAGGAAATAAAGAAACGGATGTTTGTCTTTGAGGATATCGTTTCACTTGATAATCGTGCCATCCAACGGGTGATTCGCGAGGTTGATAATGATGATCTCCGTCTATCCCTGAAGGTATCGAGTGATGAAGTGAAAGAGCTTGTCTTTAATAATATGTCTGAACGGATGGCTGAGACCTTTAAGGAAGAAATGGAAATTATGGGGCCTGTCCGCCTGCGTGATGTAGAGGAAGCACAAACGCGTGTCGTTGCAACAATCAGGCGGTTAGAAGAAGTAGGTGAAATCGTCGTCGCTCGCGGCGGGGGAGATGACATTATTGTCTAA
- the fliH gene encoding flagellar assembly protein FliH has protein sequence MSKNSTDKRVIGLKPVHMRKPETENQILEEQHEEKAQELFEAAKQERQQANEEAARKLEEAEQGVAHMRKSWEEERESLIAQAYNEGFASGVQEGKEKGYQEFSEQLQHINHILSLANKDYIHTVSASEEMILELAISSAEKIINQQLAFQPETFLPVVKKAIEEVQDHPEITVYVHPYDYELIHTQKSELTSITGVKATLTIYINDSLARYGCVIESPFGRVEAGVDHQLTQLREKLYQLVQEEKSDE, from the coding sequence TTGTCTAAAAATTCGACGGATAAGCGAGTCATTGGTCTAAAACCTGTGCATATGAGAAAGCCTGAAACAGAAAATCAAATTTTAGAAGAACAGCATGAAGAAAAAGCTCAGGAGCTGTTTGAGGCCGCCAAACAAGAACGTCAGCAAGCAAATGAAGAGGCAGCCAGAAAACTGGAAGAGGCTGAACAGGGTGTGGCACATATGCGTAAATCCTGGGAAGAAGAGCGGGAGAGCCTGATCGCACAAGCCTATAATGAAGGTTTTGCCTCAGGTGTCCAGGAAGGCAAGGAGAAAGGTTATCAAGAGTTTTCAGAACAGCTTCAACATATAAACCATATCCTTTCCCTTGCCAACAAGGATTACATCCACACTGTTTCAGCTAGTGAAGAGATGATTCTTGAACTAGCTATCAGCAGTGCTGAAAAGATCATCAATCAACAATTAGCGTTTCAGCCTGAAACTTTTTTGCCTGTAGTAAAAAAAGCCATTGAGGAAGTACAGGATCACCCGGAGATTACTGTATACGTGCACCCGTACGACTATGAACTCATACATACACAAAAGAGTGAATTAACATCGATTACTGGGGTTAAAGCAACACTGACAATTTACATAAACGATTCACTTGCCCGTTATGGATGTGTCATTGAATCCCCATTTGGACGTGTGGAAGCAGGGGTTGACCACCAGCTTACCCAGCTGCGTGAAAAACTCTATCAGCTTGTGCAAGAGGAGAAGAGTGATGAATAA